ATCGAAAGCTAACCAAGCAAATCATGAAGGAAATTGGAGAGGAAGTGGGAATCAATGGAACGGTAACCCCAATTTTGGCCAAAACAATTGAAAACCTAGCAACGCCTTCCCAAATTGCAGAGATTACATTAACTTCAAAGACAACGAGACGAAATCAAAGTGAGAGTGAGGGGGAATCTGCGGTGCCTCCAATTGCTACAGAGGTAACACAAATTAGGGTTGGCTCTGTTGATAAGAAACAAGCTATACGTCAATGGACAGAGATTGTGCAAAATTCAACTGATAAAGGAAAAAACGTAACAACGATGGAAGGAAGAAAGTCATGGGCCGATGAAGTCGAGGAGGAATTGAATACACCACCTCCAAAAGGATCAATATGGGACAAGTTTGACATAATTAAGATCAACAAAGCTGGTTTCAAGCTGCAATTTGTTGCTCCGGTTGTGCATGGCGAGTCTTCGATCACTGATATAGAGCTGGATGATATAGCAACTGAAATTGAATACTGGAGTTTTGTTGTTGTATGCTATGTATTGGGAGCCCATCCCCCGTTTGAAGTAATCAAAAGTTACATCCAGAGGTTGTGGGGTAAGCATAGAATTAGTCAAATTGCTATGCTTAAAAATGGCATCATTTTGGTGAGATTTGATTCTGTTGCTGAAAAGAATGATGTTTTACAAGGGAATATCTTCCATTTTGACAATAAGCCACTTATTGTCAAAGCTTGGAACCCTGACATGGAGTTCTCCAAAGAGGAAATTCAGACTGTTCCTATATGGATCAAGCTGCCTGGCCTAGACTTCAAGTACTGGAGCCCAAAGGGACTGAGCAAAATAGGTAGTTTAGTGGGCAAGCCACTCATGGTAGATCAGAATACAGAGAAAAAGGCTGGATTGAACTTTGCGAGGTTGTTGGTGGAAGTAGGCATGGATGTAAAGCTACCAGATACATTAGTATTTAGGAATGAGAAAGGATACCTGATTGAGCAGAAAGTTCTTTATGATTGGAGACCTACTCTATGCAAATTTTGCCATCAGTATGGGCATGACATTGCAAAGTGTAGGAAAAATAATTATGTgactgaaaataaaataatagggGAACAAGATGAGGCTGTTCAATTGAAGCAAGGCATAGATCCTACAAAAACTCAAAAAGAGAGATTGGGGGCTGAGGAGCAGACTAAAAAGCCACCTGTAGGGAAACAACATGGAGATGCTAACAAGGAGAATCAACCACTAAAGTTAGTAGTGAAGGAACAGAAGGATCAAACTACAACAAGTTGGATTACCCCTAAGAGTCAAGCTAGAAAACAATTTAAGACTCAACAATAGTTGGTTGGGAATAACTCCTTTCATGTGCTGCAAGAGACAACTAGCAATGCTGACAATAGGATTGGCCAAGATGGGAATGAGGGTGGTCGAACTATTCCGATATATGGGAATGGTTAGGATCATGTGTTGGAATATAAGGGGGCTTAATGCCCCTAATAAGCAGAGGGAAGTTAAATCTCTTTGCAGAAATGAGGAAGTAGGATTAGTGGGATTGCTGGAGACTAAAGTTAAGAGAAATAAGATTGTTGACATAGCCACTAAAATATTTGAAGGGTGGCAATATATCACTAATCTAGATGCTCATTATAATGGGAGAGTGTTAATTGGATGGAGACCAGACTTCTACAATATTGTTCCTATCATTATAGATGCGCAGATAGTGACTTGTGAGGTTAAATACATCCCCACACAAATAACTTGTATTATCTCCTTTGTATATGCCTTTAACACAAAAGAGGAGAGGAAAACACTATGGACTGAGTTAATAACACAAAGCAACAAGAGTGGGTTGCCTTGGCTTGTGGTTGGGGATTTCAACTTAGTGTTAAGTAGTGAGGATAGACTAGGAGGGAATCTTGTTACATGGGAAGAAGTTATAGATTTCAAAACCTTCTTGGACACCTGTGGTTTGATGGAGTTGGCACATGGTGGCCAGAGATATACTTGGAATGATAAAGGCTCTGACTAGAGagtattctcaaaaattgactggATGTTCATCAATGCTGAGTGGCTACAAAATATGCCCATTTGTAAGGCTGTTTACTTACCTGAGGGTATCAGTGATCACTGCCCAATAAAGATTACATTTGATGATAATAGTAGAAAACCAAAAAGAACTTTTAAATATTGTAATGCATGGTCTGAGCATAAACAATTTCTGAAGGTGGTTGAAGCAGGATGGAATATACTGATAGATGGTTGCAAAATATTTCAGGTGGTAAGGAAAATGAAGATGCTAAAAAGAGAATTGAAGAAGCTAAATACTCAAAGCTTCAGGAACATAGTATCTGAAGCTAATGAGGGCAGAACTGCTTTGCAGAATATCCAAGAGCAGCTTCATCTTGATCCAGATAACCTTGAATTACAACAAACTGAAAGAGAGAAGTATCAAAAACTCGAAAAATCTTCTTACTTAACAGAAATCTATTTGCAGCAAAGAAGTAAGGCTAACTGGATAAGGCTTGGTGATGAAAACACCAGGTATTTTCATTCAGTTATTAAACATAGGAAGTTGAAATAAGTCATCACACAGCTGAAGGATGTTGCAGGATGTATGCAAACAGAACATGAAAACATAGCTAAGATCTTTGTGCAGTACTATAAAGACCTTTTAGGGAAAACACGTGAAGAAAGAGTGAACACTTTTTGAGGATTCCTCAATAATGGTCCCTTATTAACAATTGACCAGCAAATAAGGATTTTGGAGCCTTTCACCATTGAGGAGGTGAAAAAGGCAGTGTTTAGTATTGATATCAATAAGAGTCCTGGGCCGAATGGATATGGGAGTGGCTTCTATAGAGCTGCATGGAGGGTCATAGGTAAGGATATCACTGAGGCGGTACTGGAGTTCTTTCAAACTGGACAATTGCTGAAACAAATCAATGTCACTAATATTGCCCTTATACCAAAGGTGACTAACCCTGAAAATACAAGTCAATTCAGGCCAATTGCTTGTTATAATGTGATATATAAGGTCATCTCAAAGATGATTTGTTTGAAGTTAAAGCAAGGTGTGAGTCAGATAGTTGCTGAGAACCAAACAGCATTTATACAAGGCAGAACTATGGTTCATAATGTGCCAATATGCCATGACATTCTCAGGCACTATAATAGGAAAACTACTCATAGGTGTCTTACGAAGATTGATCTCAGGAAAGCTTATGATATGGTGAGTTAAGAGTTTGTGTAAGAAGCACTGCTAGGGTATGGTTTTCCAGTGAGGTTTGTTAGGCATGTGATGGAGTGTGTCACATCTCCAAAGTACTCTATAATAGTTAATGGAGAGGGACATGGCTAATTTAATGGTAAAAGGGAACTGAGACAAGGGGATCCCATGTCTCTCCTTTTATTTGTATTAGTCATGGAGTACCTGTATAGAATACTCAAGTATATGAGTGACTTACCTGATTTCAAATACCACCCAATGTGTAAGCACCTAAAGCTTACACATTTAGTTTTTGCTGATGACTTGATGATATTTTGTAAAGGCCAAGAGAAATATATTAGGAGAGTTATTGAGGCTTTAAATCACTTCACTAGGGTTACAAGATTGATAGCAAACATGGAAAAATCAAACATCTTCATAGCAGGAGTAGATGACCATACAAAGGCAACTTTACTAAGCATCACTGGATTTTCACTAGGGACTTTTCCTATAAGGTATTTGGGATTATCAGTTTCTCCTAAAAAAAGAAACAAACTAGAATGTCATCAGCTGATTGATAAGATTACTCAGAAAATTCAGAATGGGTATGCTAAATAGTTGTCCTATGCTGGAAAGTTACAAATCATCAATGCAGTGATATTCTCTATTCATAATTTCTGGGGTGCTGTATTCATATTGCCTCAGAGTTTCCTGAAAGAGGTAGATAAACTTGTAGGGAGTACTTATGGGGGGCACTGAGAGGAAGAAGAAACCTCCACTTGTATCTTGGGATAGAATAAGTGTGCCAAAAAAGTATGGAGGTCTCAATATCAAAGGATGCAGGAATTGGAATATTACATCTATTGGCAAATTAATTTGGCAATTGGCTGAAAAACAGGATTCTTTGTGGATTAAATGGGTTCACGACTTATATATGAAGAATGATAGCAATATATGGATGCATAATCCCCCCATGGATTGTAGTTGGTattggaagaaaataaattttatcaaaagCAGTATGATCAGTTGGTTTACTAATGGCAGATACATACTGAGTTCAATAGGAAGATACTCTATTTCCCTCAGCTATAATGCCCTTATAGGCATGAAAGTAAGGTGGAGAATTAGTGAACTAGTCTCGATAGCTTTTGCACAACCAAAACATAGATTCATTCTATGGCTAGCAGTGCGAAATAGGCTGCTAACAAAGGAAAGGCTCAGCCACTTGAACATTCCAGTAGATAGCCCTGCGTGCAGTTTATGCTCAACTCAAAGTACATAAACTTCCTTACATTTGTTTGCAGATTGTGAATGGTCTGGTAAGCTACGACGTACATTGAGAGACTGGTTGAGTATCTAGATCCAAGCTGGAGAGGTGAAACTAGTGATGGAAACAATCAGGAAGAAGCATTGACATAAGATCACAAAGAAGTTAATAGTAGCAGTCTGGGGAGCAATAATTTACCATACATGGAGGGCGAGGAACTTGATCATTTTCAGAAGTCAAAATGTTCATATTGAGACAGTTATAGAtcagataaaaaaaaaaatagtagataGAGTAGAATTCCATAGTGTGTCAAGAAAAGCTAGAAATAGGAATGATATCTTACAAAGAATTCTATGTACTTAGTTTTATTCTAGAGGCCTAAAATTTCATACATTAACCTTCCTCGAAGGTAGATGTGTGTTTAGGTGCTCTTTAGGTGTATTGATGTTTACGTTGGCTGGTATGGTAATAATATTTACAGTTGTTACCAAAAAAACTTAAAAGATAATActcttttttttggttgaaaaagaaagtactttttctacaaaatgaaaaaagtattcattttgttaaaatgaaaggaaatatttttttcacatcatgaaaagaaaatactcattttgttgaaatgaaaaaaaatactttttactacattattttgttgaaacgaaagaaaatactttttctacatcataaaagaaagtatttttttttgttgaaatgaaagaaaatatttttttatatcataaaaagaaaatactcattttgttgaaatagaagaaaatatattttctacatcataaaaagaaagtgATTTCAGGTAGTCCTCCCTTTAGACGACCATGTGTCATATCATACTTCACCATATACAATTAGCCCCCCTGCTTTCCGATGACATAATTTTGtgttaccggaaagttggtagaaacacctTTTTAGCGAAaattactataactccctctgaaggttcctgacagttgattagacgcacgtctctccgcatgtaatgcccgaacacgcgtcatcccatgatcgtgtcctcctttaatgtcaattatgagggtcattgataaAGACagaacggtgaacataaatgccaaattctctgtaacggaccgtCGCTTTTAATGCTGTAGAATATCCCCTATTAAATGCTACGGGTATAGAGCATTTAAcacacctttatgaacgttatcctttcTGATGACAAGCGGAATGGCTACGTTCGATCTTCGGCCATCCCCGTCTTGGGTTTCACGTGTCCTCCCTTTAGACGatcacgtgtcatatcatatttcaccctatacaTAAGTCTCGTATTTTTCCTAAGAATAACGAAatgtaatttaatttttaaacaatAGCCACGAGTACATTGACAATTGGAGTCTAACAtcgttattatttttgtttatttgacAATTGAAGTCCATCAATTCCACGTTGAAGGTTAAAGAGTAAGGACAAATACTACGAATTTGCGACAACAAAGGATAAATAACCGAAAATATAATAGTCGGTCAgattcattatttactttttctatcCGATATATAAatagattatatattgattacACAATTATATGCATATTATACATGAAATTTACATATACATATTCACTGACTATTTTTTTTCCTACAAAAAATTAGGTAAACAGTtatttgagttaattcttgaTATAAATACTATTCAGAGTAAAATTAGAGAGCTATTTTTGTCTCGTAGAAGTCTAAATTTGGACATTAATTTTCCCTTTAATAGGTATCACTAgcacttttcttctttctttcactCAGATACGTATTTGACGCTTATGATCGAATATGGGAAACGTTTCAACGATCACAATGGCAGTGATGGACCCAGGATTTTAtgcaagcgggttcaatcttagaagtacGTAATTTTAATCGTAAAATAGTAATTGTATAGTGGGTTTAATCGTAATTTATACAAAAATTTATGCAACTTCTAGACACATAATCTCCGCAAGAAGAGAAGTTGACGGGGATGTTGAGAAGGAATTTTACACGCCGAACCTTGCGATGGGGACGGCAGCAACGCTACGAAATTCAAGTACCTTGACTCTTTCATGGGGTCCTGCTGATCCCGAAATCGAGTACTACACCTACTTGCATTTTGCTGAAATTGTGAGCGCGGAGCCACAATGAGTAGTTTTTGTTCAAATtctgtatttatattaaaaaatttaataaatatatacaaaatattaatttagaacccactAACTTAAAAGATTATACTTTCGAACCCATATGGATCAAATCTTAAATCCACCTCTGATTGTGAGCCTAAACCCTAACCAGAGCAGAAAATTTGATGTCGTTATTAATGATGAAACTGTGTGGGCAGAATTTGAGCCAGAGTACTTGACCACTTTTGTCATGGAAGATAAGCGAATGGCTAGCAAATTCAACTGCACGTTGCGTCGAACCAACAATTTGACGCTACCACCGCTTATTAATGAACTTGAGGTTTATTCTTCTAAAAGGTTATTGAAGCTTCATACTGATGAAAATGATGGTGCGTATACTGTTCTGTCTCCCCAGGATCGTTTTTAGATTAAGATTGCTTAAGCGTTGTTGTTATTTCAGCTGTTGATTACTGGAAAGGATCACATTTTAATTGGGCTACACATTGTTATTTCAAACATTATGAAAGATGATGTCCGGGTCCTTTCAAATTGTGCGTAACAGCAATATATCTTAATCTACAAATGGATGAACTTCTTTCTGATATAATTAGACTGATCACTTGGGGAAGTTGAAAATTTGATATTCATGATCTAATAAAATCTTAGAAAGGTAGTAGCTTTGTTACCCGAAATGTATTAAAACAAAAGGGAAGTTAATTTTAATGGACAAATCCACCTCCTTGTTTACGAAAATATAGTTTTGATATCTAAAATTCGAGAGGAGGCAGCTTACCTAAAAATTACGTGTTATAAGCTAAAATCTCAAATAAGGCAACTATAATTTGCCTATTAAGCATAGGTAGGTCTAAGATTTATATTTGTTGAGTTCAATATTTATGTTCGCAAAATATCTTGTGAAAATATCTGCTAAATATCTTGTAAGAGAAATATTAATCCCTCTGGATAATTTACTAACATAATATCATAGAGCAAAAGGTTTAACAAACAATTTGGTTTCCTTTTCATGTTCTCTTTTGTTTATCCCTACTCTGCTTTATTTGAGTGTAGTTGATGCAATCATGGATATTAAGGCAACTTATGATGTGAAGAAAAACTGGCAAGGAGATCCATGCTTCCCGAAAGATTACACATGGGAAGGTCTTCGCTGCAATTACAGTTCCAGCAGTTGTACCCGAATCATAGGCCTGTATGTTTTCAGTACTAATTATATCATTTGAGTTGCCCAATATATTTTCCAGTTGCAGAATAAATTGGATGAGGAATAAGTTTACCCCTAGGTGCTTTCAAAATAAGGTATCTTTAAGCTCTTCTAAATTTTACTGCTAAATGTTCAAAACTCTTTCCAGGGACTTGTCCTCCAGTGGATTAAATTTAACTATCATATCAAATTTAACTGCTTTACAGTACTTGTAAGCTTCCCCAAACCtgaaaaaagaattaaaatcTATGAAGATTCAAGATTGACAAAAAAAGGATCATAGTTCAAGAGAATGAAGTGATTTTGATAATCTCAGGGATCTATCGGACAACGATTTGACTGGTCCAGTGCCTAGCTTTCTTGCTGGATTTACATCCTTGAGGTTCCTGTAAGTCCTATTTGTACTTCCTTCTTCATCTTGGTTTCATGGTCATTTTTAATCTGATGAATAAAGTATCTTTGCTATTTTTATTTAGAAACTTAACTGGGAACAAGTTCTGGGGTTCAATTCCAGTTGAGCTTTCTGAAAAAGCAAATAATGGAGTCTTGTTGCTCAGGTATGCTGATAAATTTCCATATCATCATTTAGTAGTACTAGTTTATACGTGGAGGACTACTATCTTCCCTATTatgtcttctttttttgtttgcgCAAAACTTACTTTAGTTTCCACTAGATAATATGCTCTACACATAGCTAAATATTGTACTCTCTATCGCAGTTAAAATGAGTTTATGCTCAGACTGAATTCGTGAAGGATATGGTTCTGCTTCTCTTTTGTCCCTTTCCTTCAATCAAACAGAAACAATGCACAGCGCTAGTGCCAGCAATTTATAATGCCTATGCCAGCCGATGGGCTTATCTTTTAATTCTCTTAGGATTTCGTCTATCTCCACACGTCTAACTAAGATTAGAGCAAAACATCGCGAAAATTCGAAGGAAAAAAATCAAGCCAGGTACTAAGGTTTAGGTGTTCTTCTATTAGGCCCCTTTCAAGTTCCATGTTATGCAATAAAAGTAACAAGTCTGGTTGTTTTAGAATGGTTTTCTGGTTAAAGGTGCTTCTGACTGGGATTAGGTTCAAGCAGAGGGGAGGTATTATTCCTGTTATAGTGTAATGACCTTTCACTTGGATTGGTTCCTTCCTCAAGTGTCAAGTCCAAAAATGCTAAAAgtagtttttttcttcttttgtggGGTTTGATtaactaagtatctttctcttatttaaaTAGAGATATTGTTGATAACTCTTGGATAGAACCTTTGTTCATTAGTCTATGGAGTAATACACCTTTTTTCAACAGCATGGATGGATTTGTAGCCCGAAATCCAAATCGTTGTCAATCAGTTGAATGTAACAAAAAGAAGTTTACAGTTCCAGTAGTTGCATCAGCAGCTGCATTGTTGATACTCTCAATTGTGGCTATCACTATTTGTTACGTCATGAAACGCAAAGGTATGCTGTGTACAAGTTTCTTTTTGTTCTTATCATTCTCAAGGTGAAGATTTTTTCACTGAATTACGACAATGTTTCTATAATCAGGGAATAAAAGGGTCAAGTCTTTTGAGTTGAAAAGCCAGCGATTCTCATATACTAAAATAGTGAGTATGACCAACAACTTTGAGAATATTCTAGGCAGAGGTGGACTTGGGATAGTATACTATGGCTACTTGGATGGCAAAGAAGTTGCTGTGAAGATGCTTGCTGAGACTGGTTACAAGGAATTTCAGCTTGAGGTTTGAACTTGGCCCTATTGAATACATGAATTCTCTTTAAACAACAATTTGTAGGATCTGTATAGACTTACAGAAACAGCGGAACTAATCTATATTAATTTCATATCTGGTTTTGTAGGCTGAGCTACTGGGAAGAGTTCATCACAGAAAGTTGATTTCACTTATTGGGTACTGTTATGAAGGTGCTTATATGGCACTTGTGTACGAGTACATGGCAAATGGGACAGTGAAGAGCATCTCGATGGTGAGAATTgacaattttcatgtttaaatcttcTTAGTCTTTTCAAATGCTTCTGACTAACTAACAAGTAAGTTTTCGCTCTTTCTATTTCCATTAAGGCCACAATGTGATAAACTGTTTGACAATGGACTATATCTTCAAACCGAGGAATATGTGGTTATTCAATGATACTTCGTTTGCTCCTGAGTATTTTGTTCCGTATGTTTCATAGCCAATGTCACTTCAAATCATCTAAAAGAAAAATCCTATTTTACGTAATATTTCTAtcccttattttcttttaattggaCCTGTTCAACCCTGAAATTGTTGTCTAAATATTCCTGAGCCTGTTCTCATATTCAACTGATAGTATACAATTCCTGATACATCAAGCAATTGTGTTAGAGCAGCTTAGTTTGCTGATGCAAGTCATAGTCAAAAATCACTGAGTTGGATTGAGAGACTTCAAGTTGCCCTGGATGCAGCAGAAGGTAAGCAAACATCTCTCACAGTGCTTTTCCCCCCCTCGtgtattttcatttcattttcttcttctgcttcttcatGTTGTATAGTACTCCTTAgttcttttgtttcttcttctatttttctacCATATTACTACTTCCGTTCCAGTtcatgtgaacctatttcctttctggtccgttccaaaaagaatgacccctttctaaatttggaaacaatttatctTAAACTTAcaactctacccttaatgagaagcttttataatcacacaaatactctgggcccctttttgacttgtttaggaccacaaattccaaaagtttcattttttctttaattccgtgcccagtcaaacaggttcacatggaacggagggagtaggtcttttctttattttttactgAAGTTAACGAGGACTTGCTAGGTTTGGATTATCTGCATAATGCTTGCACGCCGCCTATTGTCCACAGAGATGTTAAGAGTACCAACATCTTATTAGATGAAAATTTCCAAGCAAAACTTGCTGATTTTGGAATTTCCAGAGCTTTTTCGTTAGATGAGAGCTCTTTTGTGTCAACAGCAGTTGTTGGCACCATCGGTTATCTTGATCCTGAGTAATAAGTTTTACGATCTGCATTTTTCACGCTTTGAATTGACCATtacaataaattataaataacctTATGTAATAGGTTAAATTACACTGATGGTATATAATTCTTTACACCGTCAGTGATTATGAATTAAATCCTGACCGTCCTAGCCATTCTTGGCTTGCAGGTATGCTCATTTACAGAAGTTGCAT
This DNA window, taken from Nicotiana tabacum cultivar K326 chromosome 4, ASM71507v2, whole genome shotgun sequence, encodes the following:
- the LOC142180331 gene encoding uncharacterized protein LOC142180331 — protein: MKEIGEEVGINGTVTPILAKTIENLATPSQIAEITLTSKTTRRNQSESEGESAVPPIATEVTQIRVGSVDKKQAIRQWTEIVQNSTDKGKNVTTMEGRKSWADEVEEELNTPPPKGSIWDKFDIIKINKAGFKLQFVAPVVHGESSITDIELDDIATEIEYWSFVVVCYVLGAHPPFEVIKSYIQRLWGKHRISQIAMLKNGIILVRFDSVAEKNDVLQGNIFHFDNKPLIVKAWNPDMEFSKEEIQTVPIWIKLPGLDFKYWSPKGLSKIGSLVGKPLMVDQNTEKKAGLNFARLLVEVGMDVKLPDTLVFRNEKGYLIEQKVLYDWRPTLCKFCHQYGHDIAKCRKNNYVTENKIIGEQDEAVQLKQGIDPTKTQKERLGAEEQTKKPPVGKQHGDANKENQPLKLVVKEQKDQTTTSWITPKSQARKQFKTQQ
- the LOC142179995 gene encoding uncharacterized protein LOC142179995, giving the protein MLTIGLAKMGMRVVELFRYMGMVRIMCWNIRGLNAPNKQREVKSLCRNEEVGLVGLLETKVKRNKIVDIATKIFEGWQYITNLDAHYNGRVLIGWRPDFYNIVPIIIDAQIVTCEVKYIPTQITCIISFVYAFNTKEERKTLWTELITQSNKSGLPWLVVGDFNLVLSSEDRLGGNLVTWEEVIDFKTFLDTCGLMELAHGGQRYTWNDKGSD
- the LOC142179996 gene encoding uncharacterized protein LOC142179996, yielding MEYLYRILKYMSDLPDFKYHPMCKHLKLTHLVFADDLMIFCKGQEKYIRRVIEALNHFTRVTRLIANMEKSNIFIAGVDDHTKATLLSITGFSLGTFPIRYLGLSVSPKKRNKLECHQLIDKITQKIQNGYAK